The region GCGGCGGCAGAGACGTCGGCCGCCGGGTGCACGGCGAGCACGAGCCGGGAGGCGAAGTCACCGAGCGGGTCGACGCCGAAGACCCGGTGCACGGGAAGACCGCGGCTGCGCGCGACCTGGGCGGCGCTCTGGCCGTACGGGGTCACCAGCAGGACCGCGTCCTCGGACGGTTCCTCCTCGACCACGACGCCCGCCTCGCGCAGCAGGGAGACCAGCCGGTCGCGGCTTGCCGGCTCGGTGTCGTCGACCCACACCGGCCTTCGCGGGGCGTCGGGAGCGCCGGGCTCGGGCGCCTCCTGCTTGACGCCGTCGATGTAGCGGTAGAAGCCCTCACCGGTCTTGCGGCCGAGCAGCCCGGCCTCCAGCCGGGACCTGGTGATCCCGGACGGCCGCAGCCGCGGGTCGCCGTAGAAGCCCGACCAGATGCTCTCCAGCACCGGGTGCGAGACGTCCAGGCCGGTGAGGTCGAGCAGTTCGAACGGCCCCATCCGCAACCCGAGCACGTCCCGGGCGATCCGGTCCACATCGGACGGTTCCACCGCGGACTCGGACATGATCTGCAGCGCTTCGGTGGCCAGGCCGCGTCCGGCGTGGTTGACCAGGAAGCCCGGGGTGTCGGTGGCCAGCACGGGCTGGTGCCCGAGGCGCCGCACCAGCTCCACCAGGTCGGCGGACAGGTCCTGGCGGGTGCGCGCGCCGGGGATCACCTCGACCAGTTTCATCAGCGGCACGGGGTTGAAGAAGTGCAGGCCGATGAGCCTGGACGGGTCGGCCAGCGCGGCCCCGATCGCGGTCACCGAAAGCGAGCTGGTGTTGGTGGCCAGCACCGCGTGCCGCGGGCAGACCTCCTCCAGTCCGGCGAAGAGCTCGCGCTTGGTGTCCAGGTCCTCCCGGACGGCCTCGACGACCAGGTCGCAGGAGTCGGCCGGCGCCAGCGGGTCGCCGACCGGCCGCAGCCGCGCGGTCGCGGCGTCGGCCTCCTCGGCGCTCATCCGGCCCTTGCCCACCAGCTTGCCGAACATCTCGCCGACGTGGTCGACCGCCGCCGACACCGCCTCCTGGCGGGCGTCGGCCAGCTCGACGGTCAGCCCGGCCGCCGCGGCGAGCTGCGCGATGCCCCGCCCCATCACGCCGGTACCGATCACCCGGACCACGTTGACCTGCTGTGCCCACTGCCCCATCGCAGCATCTCCTCCAGAAACCGTCGTAGGACCCGCTCGGCGGGCCGGTGAGCGCGCACCGGCCGGTCGCCCTCAGCGTAGATAGACCCGCCGCGGGTCGATCTCCTCCCGCAGCAACCGGAGTTCACGCTCGGTCGGCGGATTCGTGGTCGGCAGGTCGGCGGCCACCTCCAGCGGCCAGCCGGTGGCCTCGCGGACCTGGTCGGCGTCGACGCCGGGGTGCACCGCGACGAGCCGCAGCTCCTCCTCCGCGCTCTCGCGCCGCAGCAGTCCGAGTCCGGTGATCACCGTGGTCACGCCCCGTCCGCGCACCGGCGCGTCCGGCACGGCCGCCCGCGCCCGCGCGGGTCCCGGGCTCGTGCAGAAGTCGAGCTCGTCGACGAAGGAGCGCCGGTCGTGCCTGCGCATCACCACGAACACCTCGCGCGAGTTGGCCATCACCTCGGCCGCCCCACCCGAGCCGGGCAACCGGGCCTTCGGTCGCTCCCACTCGCCGATGACCGTGCTGTTGAGGTTGCCCCACCGGTCGATCTGGGCGGCGCCGAGGAAGCCGACGTCGACGTGCCCGCCCTGGAGCACGAACCCGAACAGCGCCGACATGCTCAGCACCGACTCCGCCCCGGAGACCAGGAACGAGTCGCCGATGGATTCCGGCAACCGCTGCGGGTGCGCCCCGTACACGCCGGACTCGTAGACCAGGCCGACATCGGGTGCGACGGTGCGCTGCGCCAGCGCGACCGCCAGCGTCGGCAGGCCGATCCCGGCGAACACCCGGCGCCTGCCCGCCAGCTCCCGCGCGCTGAGCACGCTGAGCAGTTCGGTGGTGGTGTACTCGGCGTCAGTCACGTGCGGCTCCGTAGTCGACCGGTGCGGACAGCGCGGATTTCGGAATGAGCTCGTCCCAGTGCGCGTCACCGAGCTTGGCCAGGTACTCGGAGTGGTCGGCGAGGTCGTGCACCCACTCGTCGAGCCACTGCCGCAACCGCTCCGGATCGCGGCTGATCTCCGGCCACGCGCGGTAGAAGGCGCCGTCGCGCTCGTAGTAGCCCTGCACGTAGGAGGGATGCGCACCGCGCGGGCACTCCACGACCGCGTCGACCACGAACTCCGGGATCAGCGTCCGGTTCGGGTCGGAACGGATCACCTCCGGCGCCACGACCTCCTCGACCACCACGACGACCTTGCGCGCGGCGAAGGCCACCTCCTGCTGACCGCCGAGCATGCCCCAGACCTGGGTGTTGCCCGCCGCGTCGGCGCGCTGCGCGTGCAGGATCGCCACGTCCGGGTTCAACGGCGGGACCGCGTGCACCGTCGTCCCGTCGTCGAACGGCGAGCGGACGGTGCGGATGTTGGGGTTGACCCGCGGCAGGTCGCTGCCCGCGTAGGAGCGCAGCGGGTAGAACGGCAGCCCCTGCGCGCCCGCGAGGTAGCGGCCCAGGAGCCCGTAGTGGCTGTACTCCTCCAGCTCCAGCGGTTCGGGATCGGCGTGCTCGACGCGCCTGCGCAGCTCGTGCAGCGATCCGACGGCGCTGTTGCCGACGAAGGAGGAGACGAGCTTGCGGGCGACCCCGGCGGCCAGCATCTGGTCGAAGACGATGTCGGCGGTCATGCGCACCAGCGTCAGGTCCCGCCTGCCCTGCCGGATGATCTCGTGCCCGGCCGCCACCGGGATCAGGTGCGTGAAGCCCTCCAGGGCCACCACGTCACCGTCGCGCACGTGCGCCGAGACGGCCTCGCGCATCGTGGCGGTGCGGTCCTCGCCCACCGTCGACCTCCCTCGGTTCGGGTGGATCCAACCAACCACGCCGCGGCGAGAGCGTCCAATACTGAATTCAGACGCCAGTAAGATGGAATGCCGAACAATCGAGGAGGTGCGCCGTGGAGTTCCGCCATCTGGCCGGGTTCGTCGCCGTCGCCGAGGAGCTGCACTTCGGGCGCGCCGCCGCACGCCTGCACATCGCCCAGCCGCCGCTGAGCCAGCAGATCCGCCAGCTCGAACACGAGCTCGGGGTGCAGCTGTTCGAGCGCAACACCAGGTCGGTGCGGCTGACCTCCGCGGGGCAGGCGATGCTCGACCCCGCCCGGCAGGTGCTGGCCGACCTCGACGTGGCGACCCGGGCGGCGCAGGCCGGCGGGCGCGGCGAGATCGGGCGCGTCAGCATCGGCTTCGCCGGGGCGAGCAGCCACGAGACGCTGCCCCGCCTGACCCGCGCGGTGCGGGCCAGGCACCCCGGCATCGAGCTGGTGCTGCGCGGCCAGACCTACTCCGGCGAGGCGCTCAACAAGGTCGCCGAAGGCGAGCTCGACCTGGGCTTCGTGCGGCTGCCGGTCCGACGCGACGGGGTGGCGGTCCGGCTGGTCGAGCACGAGCACCTGGTCGCGGCGCTGCCCGCCGAGCACCGGGTCGCCGACCGGAACGAGATCAACCTGCCCGACCTGGCCGACGAGCCGTTCGTGACCTTCCCCGGCACCCGCGGCTCGGCCGTCCGCGACGCCCTCGTGCACGCCTGCGTCACCGCCGGGTTCCACCCGCGGATCGTTCAGGAGGCACCCGACTCCTACACGATCCTCGCGCTGGTCGGCGCGGGCGTCGGGGTGACGCTGACGGTGTCGTCGGTGCAGCACATCCGTACCGAGGGCATGGTCTACCGGCCGCTGGCGGGTCCCACGCAGCCCATGTCGCTGGCGCTGGCGTGGCGGCGCGACAACCCGTCGGCCGCGCTGCGATGCGTGCTGGCGGTCTCGGAGGAAGCCATGCCGACCCCGGAGTGATCCCGCGGGGCGCGAGCCAGCTCTGGCGTGAGCAGACGCCGAGGCGATTATGTCGATCCGCGTCTTGCTGCGCGCCTGATTTGGTATTGGACGGTATCGCGCACGGCGTGTCAGGGTGGCCGCTACCGCAGCCCGTGAGCCCGATCACGCCCTGCGGCCTCAGCTCGCTTCCCAGGACGACGCAGTCCTGCCCACGAGGAGCCCGTCCATGAGCCAAGCCGTACCCGACACCAGAGTGGCGCGCCGAGCCGGTATCGCCTCGTTCACCGGCACGACCATCGAGTGGTACGACTTCTACATCTACAGCAGCGCCTCCGCGCTGGTGCTGAACAAGGTCTTCTTCCCCACCGTCGACCCGGCCGCCGGCACGCTGGCCGCCTTCGCCACCTTCTGGGTCGGCTTCCTGGCCCGCCCGGTCGGCGGTGTGCTGTTCGGCCACCTCGGCGACCGCATCGGCCGCAAGAAGACGCTGATCACCACCCTGCTGCTGATGGGCGGCGCGACCACCTGCGTCGGACTGCTGCCCACCTACGCCACGATCGGCGTCGCCGCGCCGCTGCTGCTGGTCGTCCTGCGGATGCTGCAGGGCGTGGCCATGGGCGGCGAGTGGGGCGGAGCGGTGCTGATCGCGTCCGAGCACGCGCCGAAGGGCAGGAAGATCCTCTACGGCGCCTTCGCCCAGCAGGGCTCCCCAGCGGGCAACGTGCTGGCCACCCTGTCGTTCCTGCTGGTCGCCCAGCTTCCCGACGAGGCGTTCTCCAGCTGGGGCTGGCGGATCCCGTTCCTGGCCTCCGCGCTGCTGGTGGTGGTCAGCCTGGTGATCCGGCTCAGCGTCGAGGAGTCGCCGGAGATGCGCAGGCTGATGGAGTCCAGGACGGTGGCCAAGCTGCCCATCCGAGACGTGCTGCGCAGCTCGCCGCTGATCATCGCGCTCGGTGTGGGCGCGTGCACCATCGCGGTGTCTGCCACCTACTTCAAGTCGACCTTCGCGCTGTCGTGGGCGGTGTCGGACCTGGGCTTCCAGCGCTCGACCTTCCTCACCGTCATCCTCGTCGCGGGCATCGCCCAGCTGATCTTCCAGCCGCTCGGGGCGGTGCTGGCCACCCGCTGGGACCTGCGCCGCGCGGTCACGGTGCTGCTGGTGCCCGAGCTGGTGCTGATGCCGGCGATGTTCTGGCTGATCAGCACCGGATCGCTGGGGCTGTCGATGCTCGGCATGGCGGTGGCGACCCTGCCGCACGCGATGTACTACGCGGCGCTGGCGGGCATCCTGGCCCGGTCCTTCCCCGCGCACGTGCGCTACACCGGGATCTCGCTGTGCTACCAGCTGTGCACGACGCTGTTCGCCGGTACCGCGCCCATGCTCGGCCAGTACCTTATGAACGTCACGGGGTCCATCGTGTCGGTGGTGTTCCTGGCGGTGGCCCACGTGCTGTTGACTCTGTTCTGCGTGCTCGCCCTGCTGCGGCGCGCACCGTCCACCGAGGGCGAGCCCGTGGCCGAACGGCCCGTGGTCGCCCGGTCCGCCTGACCCGACTGCAAGTGAGGAGCAGCAATGCGCGACGCGGTCATCTGTGAACCGCTGCGAACCCCGATCGGCGGCTTCGGCGGGGTGTTCAAGACCGTGCCCGCGGCCGAGCTCGCCGCCACGGTGATCACCGCCCTGCTGGAGCGCACCGGGCTGCCCGGGTCCGCGGTCGACGAGGTGATCCTCGGCCACTGCTACCCCAGCTCCGACGCACCCGCGATCGGCCGGGTGGCCGCGCTCGACGCGGGCCTGCCGGTCGAGGTCGGCGGCACCCAGATCGACCGCCGTTGCGGCTCGGGGTTGCAGGCGGTGCTCGACGCGGCGATGCAGATCCAGACCGGCGTCAGCGACGTGGTGCTCGCCGGCGGCGCCGAGAGCATGAGCAACGCGCCCTTCTACACCACCGAGGCGCGCTGGGGCATCCGCGGCGCGGGTCTGCAGCTGCACGACTCGCTGGCGCGCGGCCGGGTCACCGCGGGCGGCGCCAACCACCCGGTGCCGGGCGGGATGCTGGAGACCGCCGAGAACCTGCGCCGCGAGTACGGGATCTCCCGGCAGGAGCAGGACGAACTCGCGGTCCGCTCGCAGCAGCGCACCGCCGAAGCGGTCTCGGCCGGGCTGTTCGAGGAGGAGATCGTGCCGGTGACGGTGCGCTCCCGCAAGGGCGACACCGTCGTGACCGCCGACGAGCACCCTCGCCCGGACACCACGCTGGACAAGCTGGCCGGGCTGAAGCCGGTCCTGGGCAAGTCCGATCCCGACGCCACCGTGACCGCCGGCAACGCCAGCGGCCAGAACGACGCGGCGGCCGTGTGCGTCGTGACCACGTCCGAGAAGGCCGCCGAACTCGGCCTGCGTCCGCTGGTGCGCCTGGTGTCCTGGGCCCGGGCGGGCGTGCCGCCGCGCACGATGGGCATCGGTCCGGTGCCGGCGACCGCCAGGGCGCTGGAGCGCGCGGGGCTCGGGCTCTCCGACATCGACCTCATCGAGCTCAACGAGGCGTTCGCCGCGCAGGTCCTGGCCTGCACCCGGGAGTGGGAGCTCAAGCCGGCCGACTTCGACCGGCTCAACGTCCACGGATCGGGCATCTCGCTGGGCCACCCGGTCGGTGCCACCGGCGGACGCATCCTGGCGACGCTGTCGCGGGAGATGAAGCGCAGGCAGGCCCGCTACGGCCTGGAGACGATGTGCATCGGCGGCGGCCAGGGCCTGGCGGCGGTCTTCGAGCGGATCTGACGCAGGAGGACCGGGCCCGCGCGGTCGGCGCGGGCCCGGTCCGTCCGGTCAGGAAGCGCCCTGCGCGCTGGGCTGTGCGCCGATCTCGTCCAGCTCGCGTCCCTTTGTCTCGGGCGCCGCGACCGCCATCCACAGCGAGGCCAGCAGCAGGAGAACGCCGATCACCGCGAAGGTCATCGGCAGCCCGAGGTGCGGCCACAGCAGCGAGCCGAAGATCAGCGGCACGAACCCGGCACCGATGCGGCTGACCGTCGAGGCCCAGCCGAACCCGCTGGCGCGCAGCTCCGTCGGGTACAGCTCCGAGACGTAGGCGTACAGGGCCGGGATCGTCAGCTCGATGAGGAAGCCGAACGCGGTGATCCACGCCTTGGCCGCGAAGTCGATGTCGAGCTGGTAGGCGAACAGCACCAGCGACAGCGCCGCCAGCGGACCGCTGGCCCCGATCACCCACTTGCGCCCGACCACGTCGACCAGCCACGCCGACACCAGCACCCCGACGATGCCGATGGCGGTCATCAGCGTGGTGACCATGAACGCCGCGTAGTTGCCGTAGCCCTGGCTGATCAGGATGCTCGGCAGCCAGGTCAGCGCGCCGTAGTAGACCAGGAAGACGGTCAGGAACAGCGCCCAGGACGCCGAGGTGATCCCCGCGCTGAACCGCCACAGGTCGCGCAACTGCCCGCCCAATGCCCGAGGTGAAAGCTTCGCCTTGGGCGCGGGTTCGGGCAGCACCCACGGTTCGGCGGTCGCGCCGGTGCGCCGCACCAGCGCGTCTATCACCGCTCTGGCCTCCTCACCGCGTCCCTTGCGGACCAGGTACATCGGCGACTCCGGCACCGAACGGCGCACCCAGAACAGCAGCAGCGCGGGCAGCACCATGACCAGCAGCAGCATCCGCCAGCTCCCGGTGGCCACGATCAGCCCGGCCGAGACCACGCCGCACAGCGTCGCCCCGATCGGCCACCACACGTCCATCGCGGTCAGCACCTTGCCGCGCACCTTGGCCGGGGTGAACTCGCCGACCAGCGCGTAGTCCACCGGGATGCAGCCGCCGAGGCCCACTCCGGCCAGGAACCGGAACACGCAGAAGGTGACGAAGTCCGGCGAGGCCGCACCTGCCACCGAGAACAGCGAGAACATCAGCAAGGTCAGGCTGAACGCGCGCCTGCGGCCGATGGTGTCGGCGATCCAGCCCCACACGATCGCGCCGACCGCCATGCCGATCAGGTTCGAGGTGCCCACCCAGCCGCGCGCGCCGGGCGAGAGGCCCCATTCGGCTCCGACGAGCGGGATGAGGAACCCGTTGAGGGTCACGTCCCACGCGTCGAACATGAACCCCAGTCCGCCGATCAGGAAGATCGTGCCCTGGGTGTTCCACTTCCACGGCAGTTCCTGGACGACCTGGTCTCCGGTCTTCATGGCAGGCTCCGTTCGGTCTGGGCCGGCAGTGCGGACCTCAGAGGTCCATGATCGCCTTGCGCTGCCCGCCGTCGAGCGGGATGTGCGCGCCGTTGAGGTAGCTCGCCCGCGGCGAGGCGACGAAGGTCACCACGTCGGCGACCTCGTCCGGTTCGCAGATGCGGCCCAGCGGCAGCGACGCCAGCGCCAGCTCGTGCGCGCGGTCGCCGGAGACCTGCTTGTCGCGGGCGAACGCCGCTTCCAGACCCGCCCACCGGTCGGTGTTGACCGGCCCGGGGTTGACGGTGTTGCAGCGGATGCCCATCGGCCCGTACTGCTCGGCCACCGACGAGGCGAAGTTGATGTCGGCGGCGTTGGCCGCGCCCGCGGTCATCTCCCAGTAGGACGGCTTGAGACCGTCGTTGCCGACCACCAGCACGATCGATCCCTCACCGCGCTCGCGCATGTGGCCGATCACCGCGCGCACCGTGCGCACGTAGCCGAGGAACTTCAGCTGCATGCTGCCGAGCCACTGCTCCTCGGTCAGCTCCTCCAGCAGCCCGCCGGGCGAGGAACCCGCGCAGGTCACCACGATGTCGATCTTGCCGAAGCGGTCGATGGCCGCCTGCACGCACCGCTCGACCTCGGCGGTGACGCTCATGTCCCCGGCCAGCCCCAGCGCCTCGCCGCCACCGGCCGCGGTGATCTCCTTGGCCGCGCGCAGGATGTCGGCCTCCGTGCGCGAGACGACCACCACGTCGCAGCCCTCCGCGGCGAGCCGCTCCGCGGTGGCGCGGCCGATGCCCTTGCTGGCGCCGGTGACCAACGCGGTCTTGCCGTCGAGCTTCAGATCCATTGCGGACTCTCCCTTGTCGCGTCGGGGCTCACTTGGCGCCCGTGGTGGACGTGCTCAGCGAACGCGGATCCCTGGCGGGCCAGCGGTCGTTGACGACCTGGGCCAGGAAGCGCTCGACGTGGATGTTGAACAGCTCGGGTTCCTCGAGGTTGGTGACGTGACCGGTCCTGGGCAGCACCAGCAGGCCCGCCCTCGGCATGGTGCGCTTGAGCATGAGGTCGGTCTCCAGCACGCCCTCGTCCTCGTCGCCTGCGACGATCAGGGCCGGGACCTGGCAGCCGGCCAGCTCGCCGCGCAGCGCGTACAGCGAGGGACGCGCCTTCTGCACCGCGCGCATCGTCAGCGCGGCACCGATCGGGTCGTGCTCGGCGAGCACCGCCACGTGTTCGGCGTGCCCGCGCGGGTCCTTGTTCTCGAACTGAACGCGGGCCGGGCCGTAGCCGTACCACTGGGCCATCTCGGCCGAGCCGTCGGTCTCGAAGGCGACCGCGACCTTCTCCGACTCGGCGCGGAACGTGTCCTGGGTGTCGGGATGCGCGCCGTAGCCGCACCCGGCCACCACCATGGAGCGGGCGCGGGACGGGTAGCGCAGTCCGAAGTGGAGGGCGCAGAACCCGCCCATCGAGTTGCCGACGACGTGGGCGGACTCCGCACCGATGGCGTCGAGCACCGCGGCCAGGTCGTCGACCGCCCGGTACTGGCCGTACGCGGCGGGATCGCCCGGCACGTCCGACGGCGGGAAGCCCCGCGCCGCGTAGACGACGCAGCGGTAGGAGCGGGAGAAGTGCCTGATCTGCGGCTCCCACGAGCGGTGGTCGCCGGCGAACTCGTGGACGAACACCAGCGGGACACCGCTGCCCGCCTCCTCGTAGTACAGGCGCACTCCGTCGTCGGTCGTGGCGTGGGGCATCCGGGCCTCCGTTTCCGGGACTCATCTCGCGGCCGCGGCCGCTACCTGCGGGGAACCTCCCCGGTGAACACGGCGCCGTTCTCGGTGCGTTCGCGGGCGAGCCTTTCCAGCAGCCGCTCGCCGTGCACGACGTGCTCCTTGGCCCTGCGCACCGCGTCGGGGTCGAGGCCGGTCACGGTGCGCGCGACCGCGAGCGCCTCGGCCAGCGGGGCGTCGGCGACGCGGTCGAGCAGTCCGATGCGGACGGATTCCTCCGGCTCGACGAACCGCTGGCTGAAGATCAGTTCGAGGGCGTGCCTGCCGACCGTGGACGGCAGCGCCCACGGCCCCACCGAGAGCCCGTGCGCGGGACCGACGAAGCGGAAGCGGGCGCGCTCCGAGCCCAGCCGCACGTCGCAGGCCAGCGCGAGCTGCGCGCCACCGCCGACCGCGGCGCCGTCGATCGCCGCGACGATCGGTACCGGCGCGGTGATCATCTGCTCGAACAGCGCGTACAGCTCGTCGCTGACCGCCTTGCGCTCGGCGTCGGGGACCGCGAGGTCGGCTCCCGCGCAGAAGCGCCCGGAGGTCTGCGAGCACACCACGATCGCCCGGGTGCCGGGACCGGCGCCGGAGATGTGCTTGCGCAGCGCGGCGACCAGCTCCAGGTCCAGCGCGTTGTGGACCTTCGGCCGGTCCAGCGCCAGCAGCAGAACGCCGGCTTGGGGTTCGGAAGGCCTCAACGACGTGCTCATCGGCGCCCCAGCAGTGTCACGACGCGGCGGGCGGGCAGGGTGTAGCGGTCGGCACCGACGCGGACGGTGGCGTCGACGATCTCGTCGGCCAGCACACCGCGCCGCCTGCCCCGGCCGCCCAGCAGCCTGCCCGCGACGACACCGACTGCGAGCGCGGCGGCCAGCGGCGCGATCCGCTTGGCGAGCGGTAACGCGACCAGCGACATCCCGTCGAGCTCGGCTTCGGCCGCCCGCGGTTCCGCCGCGGGGGCGGCGGCCGGCGGCGCAGGGGCGGGCTCCGCCGGCGAGGCGGCGGGTGCGGGCTCGGCGAGCAGGCCGCTGAGGTTGCCCGCGAACTGCTCCATCAGCTTCTGCGAGACGTCCCCGAGAGCGCCCCGTCCGAACTGGGCGACCTTGCCCCGGATCACCAGATCGGTGTCCAGCGACAACACGCTGCCCTCGTCGTGCGGGCGGACCCGGACCCGCACCTTGGCCTCGGCCGCGCCGCCGCCGTGCTGGTCGGCGCCCCGCGCGTCGAGGACGATGCTGCTGCCCGCGCGGTCGACCTCCAGGAACCGCACGACCCCGCTGTAGGCGGCCGAGATCGGCCCGACCTTGACCTTCACCCTGCCCTGGTAGCCGTCATCGCCCGAGCGCCCCTGCAGGGTGGCCCCCGGCATGCAGGGCGCGACCCGTTCGACGTCGTTGATCAGGTCGAAGACCTGCTCCGGCGGCGCGGGCAGCACCACCTCGTTGGTCAGCCGCATGGCAACTCCTCCCTCTCGCCGCGGCGAGCACGTCAGTTCGCGAGCTCGGCGACCCGCCGCGGTGCCAGCGGCAGGTGCCCGACGTCTCCGGACAGGCCGATGGCGTCGCGGACGGCGTTGGCGACGGCCGCGCCGACGGCGGTGATCCCGCCCTCGCCCGCGCCCTTGACGCCCAGCGGGTTGTCCGGGCTGGGCGCGTCCTCGGTCACCAGCGCCTCGACGACACCTGGGACCTCAGCGGCCGTCGGCAGCAGGTAGTCCATGAACGTCGTCGCCTGGGGCTGTCCCTGTTCGTCGTAGTGGAAGTTCTCGTAGACCGCACCACCAAGCCCCTGCGCCACTCCCCCGAGCAGCTGACCCTCGACCAGGGCGGGGTTGATGGCCCGGCCCACCTCGTAGGCGACCAGGTAGCGCAGCACCGAGACGTGCCCGGTCCCCCGGTCGATCTCGACCAGCGCCACGTGGACGCCGTAGGGGTAGGTCATGTGGTCGACCTCGAAGACGCGGCGCGCCTGCAGCCCCGGCGCGACCCCGGCCTCCAGGTACCTGCTGCCGGGCGCGCAGGCGGCGGCGACCTCGGCCAGCTCGACGCGCCGGCCGTCGGCGGCGAAGCCGGCCCCGTCCTGCTCGACCCACGCCCGCGGCACGTCGAGCATCAGCGCGGCGACCTGCCGGGCGCGCTCGACCACGGCCTGGGCGGCGAGGTCGACGGCGTTGCCCGCCAGCACGGTCGAGCGGCTGGCCCACGACCCGAGTCCGAACGGCTGCAGCTCGGTGTCGCCGTTGACGACGCGGACCGACGTGTAGTCGACGCCCAGCCGGTCGGCGGCGATCTGGGCGAGCGCCGTCTCGATGCCCTGGCCCAGCGACGTGCCGCCCGAGTGCACCCGCACCAGCCCGCTGGGTTCGACCAGCACGTCGGCGGTCTCGTGCGGACCGAGCCCGCTCTTCTCCAGGAACATCGCGAACCCGAAGCCCGCCGTGCGGCCCTCGGCGCGCAGCCGCTCGGCTTCGGCCCGCCACGGCAGCGTCCGCTCCAGCGCGGTGCGGAGCAGCCCCGGGTAGTCGCCCGCGTCCAGAACGACGTCGGTGCCGAGCGCGCGCAACGGCCGGACGTGGGGCATTTCGTCGGCTCGCAGCAGGTTGCGACGGCGCAGCTCGGCGCGGTCGATGCCGATCCGGTCGGCCGCGACGTCCAGCAGGTGCTCCCGGGCGAACGTGCCCTCGTAGCGGCCGGGCGCGCGATAAGTGCCGCACGGCGTCTTGTTCGTCAGCACCACGTCGACCGCGGCGTGGTAGGCCGGAACCCGGTACGGCCCCGGCAGCATGCCGATCGTCAGCTCCGGCACCAGCAGCCCGTGCGTGCGCAGGTAGGCGCCGTTGTCGTGCACGATCTCGTCGCGCAGCGCGAGCAGGCGCGCGTCGGCGTCGAAGGCGGCGGCGACGCGGTGGCGCTGCTGCCTGGAGTGGTTGAGCGCGACCAGGCTCTCCGCCCGGTCCTCGGTCCACTTCACCGGCCGCCGCAGGTGCCGGGCGAGCCACGGGATCAGCAGGTCCTCGGGGTAGAACTCGCCCCTCGCGCCGAATCCGCCCCCGGTGTCCATCGCGTGCAGGCGGATCCGCTCCTGCGGCATGCCCAGCATCCGCGCGAGCACTCCGCGGTTGAACACCGGGACCTTGGTCGCACCCCAGACCTGCAGCGTCCGCGCGGCCACGTCGTACTCGGCGACCAGTCCGCGCGTCTCCAGCGGCACGGCGGCGTGCCTGCCGACCTCCAGCTCGAGCTCGACGACGTGCTCGGCCGCCGCGAACGCCCCGGCGACGTCGCCGTATCCGGCCTCCAGCGTGGCGACGGGCTTGGTGCCGGCCGCCTCCACCGCGGCGGGAAGCTCCCGCAGATCCACCACGACCAGTTCGGCGGCGTCCTCGGCGGTGTAGGGGTCCTCCGCCACCACCACGGCCACCGGTTCGCCGACGTAGCGGACCCGGTCGACGGCCAGGACCGGTTGCAGGCTCTCGGCGGGTTCGTCGCCGCGCGGCAGCCTGATGGGGATCGGCGGGATACCGGCCAGTTCCGCGCCCGTGATCACGGTGAGCACACCGGGCACACTCCGCGCCTGCGCGGTGTCGACGCCGAGGATCTCGGCGTGCGCCGAGCCGGAGCGCACCACCCGGGCGTGCGCCTGGCCGATGCGGTCGACGTCGTCGGCGAAGCGTCCCAGGCCGCGCAGGAGCCGGTCGTCCTCGTGCCTGCGCACGCTGGTGCCGATGACGCGGTGCCCGACGGCGGTGCCCGCGGTCGGCGCGCTGGTGGTGCTCATGCCCGCTCCCGCCTGCTCTCCGCGACGTCGGCGACCGCCTCGACGATCCCCTGGTACCCGGTGCAGCGGCACAGGTTCGCCGAGACCGCCTCGCGAATCTCCTCCCTGGTGGCGTCGGGGTTCTCGGCCAGGAACGCCTCGGCGAGCATCAGGAAGCCCGGTGTGCAGAACCCGCACTGCAAGCCGTGCCTGCGGGAGAACGCCTCCTGCAGGTCCGACAGCCGGTCCCC is a window of Saccharopolyspora erythraea NRRL 2338 DNA encoding:
- a CDS encoding xanthine dehydrogenase family protein molybdopterin-binding subunit, yielding MSTTSAPTAGTAVGHRVIGTSVRRHEDDRLLRGLGRFADDVDRIGQAHARVVRSGSAHAEILGVDTAQARSVPGVLTVITGAELAGIPPIPIRLPRGDEPAESLQPVLAVDRVRYVGEPVAVVVAEDPYTAEDAAELVVVDLRELPAAVEAAGTKPVATLEAGYGDVAGAFAAAEHVVELELEVGRHAAVPLETRGLVAEYDVAARTLQVWGATKVPVFNRGVLARMLGMPQERIRLHAMDTGGGFGARGEFYPEDLLIPWLARHLRRPVKWTEDRAESLVALNHSRQQRHRVAAAFDADARLLALRDEIVHDNGAYLRTHGLLVPELTIGMLPGPYRVPAYHAAVDVVLTNKTPCGTYRAPGRYEGTFAREHLLDVAADRIGIDRAELRRRNLLRADEMPHVRPLRALGTDVVLDAGDYPGLLRTALERTLPWRAEAERLRAEGRTAGFGFAMFLEKSGLGPHETADVLVEPSGLVRVHSGGTSLGQGIETALAQIAADRLGVDYTSVRVVNGDTELQPFGLGSWASRSTVLAGNAVDLAAQAVVERARQVAALMLDVPRAWVEQDGAGFAADGRRVELAEVAAACAPGSRYLEAGVAPGLQARRVFEVDHMTYPYGVHVALVEIDRGTGHVSVLRYLVAYEVGRAINPALVEGQLLGGVAQGLGGAVYENFHYDEQGQPQATTFMDYLLPTAAEVPGVVEALVTEDAPSPDNPLGVKGAGEGGITAVGAAVANAVRDAIGLSGDVGHLPLAPRRVAELAN